In a single window of the Ignavibacteria bacterium genome:
- a CDS encoding nitronate monooxygenase, translated as MKQTRVNTLFGIKYPIIQAGMVWTSGWRLASAASENGCLGLIGAGSMKPELLSEHITKCRNYFKEKNISPSFGVNIPLIRGDINELIKTILKEEIKIVFSSAGNPKAFSNIFRENDITWVHVVASVKHALKAQDAGCDAVVAEGFEAGGHNGIDEITTLCLVPQVSQALEIPVIAAGGIATGGQIAACMAIGAEGVQIGTRFAASMEASSSDVYKNKIVEAKDNDTYLIMKKLNPVRLFKNKFAEEVIKAEQSGATAEELTELLGRKREMKGIFEGDLDEGELEMGQSSGLVNEILPVKTIVQNLLKEYDNAVLSL; from the coding sequence TTGAAGCAAACCCGCGTAAATACTCTGTTCGGGATAAAATACCCGATCATTCAGGCTGGTATGGTATGGACTTCCGGATGGCGTCTTGCATCAGCAGCATCAGAAAACGGATGTTTGGGGTTGATCGGGGCAGGCTCTATGAAACCGGAGCTTCTAAGCGAACATATAACCAAATGCAGGAATTATTTTAAGGAAAAAAATATCTCTCCTTCATTCGGTGTGAACATTCCTTTGATTCGCGGTGATATCAATGAATTAATAAAAACTATTTTAAAGGAAGAAATAAAAATTGTTTTTTCCTCAGCGGGAAATCCCAAAGCCTTTTCAAATATTTTCAGGGAAAACGATATTACCTGGGTACATGTAGTTGCATCGGTAAAACACGCGCTCAAAGCGCAGGATGCAGGCTGTGACGCAGTTGTTGCCGAAGGTTTCGAAGCCGGCGGACATAACGGCATTGATGAAATTACAACTCTTTGCCTCGTTCCCCAGGTATCACAAGCCCTGGAAATTCCGGTAATTGCAGCCGGTGGAATAGCGACCGGGGGACAGATAGCTGCATGTATGGCTATAGGCGCAGAAGGAGTTCAAATAGGAACCAGATTCGCAGCTTCAATGGAGGCTTCAAGCAGTGATGTTTATAAAAATAAGATAGTAGAAGCAAAAGATAACGATACTTATCTTATTATGAAAAAGCTTAACCCGGTAAGATTGTTCAAAAATAAATTTGCCGAAGAAGTAATAAAAGCTGAACAAAGCGGAGCTACAGCAGAAGAGCTTACAGAATTACTCGGCCGCAAAAGAGAAATGAAAGGAATTTTTGAAGGCGATCTTGATGAAGGCGAGCTTGAAATGGGACAATCCAGCGGCTTAGTAAATGAAATTCTGCCTGTAAAAACTATTGTTCAGAACCTGCTTAAAGAATATGATAATGCCGTTTTATCATTATGA
- a CDS encoding 6,7-dimethyl-8-ribityllumazine synthase, translating into MAKSKKKISRKTTKKGSGKIAVIVSRFNEEVTEGLLKGAMSVLHENKYDDKNISVIHVPGAYEIPLTAKHLCMSGKYCGVICLGAVIKGETAHFEYISNAVSNGIMTLNLEYAMPVSFGVLTCYTDEQAVKRSSDDEHNKGREAASAVLDMIRILKEI; encoded by the coding sequence ATGGCTAAAAGTAAAAAGAAAATTTCAAGGAAAACCACTAAAAAAGGCTCCGGCAAAATAGCCGTAATAGTGAGCAGGTTTAATGAAGAAGTGACAGAAGGCTTGCTTAAGGGAGCGATGAGCGTGCTGCATGAAAATAAATATGATGATAAAAATATCAGTGTTATTCATGTCCCTGGCGCGTATGAAATTCCGTTAACAGCAAAACACCTCTGCATGAGCGGTAAATACTGCGGGGTTATCTGTCTTGGTGCAGTTATTAAAGGTGAAACAGCTCACTTTGAGTATATTTCCAATGCAGTATCAAACGGGATAATGACATTAAATCTTGAATATGCAATGCCGGTTTCGTTTGGAGTGCTTACTTGTTACACAGATGAACAGGCAGTAAAACGTTCCTCTGATGATGAGCATAATAAAGGCAGGGAAGCGGCATCGGCTGTACTGGATATGATCAGGATACTAAAAGAAATATAA
- a CDS encoding PHP domain-containing protein, protein MGSVDSDIKADLHTHTHFSDGYHTPEELIQKAKTAGLTHLAITDHDNVDAIDEAMEIASGYNIELIPGTEISAEHNGKETHILAYYFDHKNPELLNYLQNFRSERMKRAQKIVEKLNELGMAIQMQDVLSQVKGNGSVGRPHIAIALIEGGFVNNYYDAFNKYIGDDKPAYVKKPNISTKDAISLISRCGGLSFVAHPGKSMRHNNSLFEMIEFGIDGIEVVHPSHSDYDIEYFRDIASQYFLLESGGSDFHGGRINDVSILGRYYIPEIKITAMKNRLFKV, encoded by the coding sequence ATGGGCAGCGTTGACTCTGATATTAAGGCTGATCTTCATACTCACACTCACTTTTCCGATGGTTATCATACACCTGAAGAATTAATTCAAAAAGCCAAAACAGCCGGCTTAACTCATCTTGCAATTACCGATCACGATAACGTTGATGCAATTGATGAAGCAATGGAAATTGCTTCAGGATATAATATTGAGCTTATTCCCGGAACGGAAATAAGCGCAGAGCATAACGGTAAAGAAACCCATATACTTGCTTATTATTTTGACCATAAAAATCCTGAACTGCTCAATTACCTTCAGAACTTCCGCAGTGAAAGAATGAAACGCGCACAGAAGATAGTTGAAAAACTGAATGAACTTGGGATGGCTATACAAATGCAGGATGTGCTTTCCCAGGTAAAAGGCAATGGTTCAGTTGGCAGGCCGCATATAGCAATAGCATTAATAGAAGGTGGTTTTGTCAATAATTATTACGATGCATTTAATAAGTACATCGGTGATGATAAGCCCGCTTATGTTAAGAAGCCAAACATTTCAACCAAAGATGCAATATCGCTTATCAGCAGGTGCGGCGGTTTATCATTTGTTGCACATCCTGGTAAAAGCATGCGGCACAACAATTCGCTGTTTGAGATGATTGAGTTCGGGATTGACGGCATTGAAGTAGTGCACCCTTCACATTCAGATTATGATATTGAATATTTCAGGGATATTGCTTCGCAGTATTTCCTGCTTGAAAGCGGGGGAAGTGATTTCCACGGCGGCAGGATTAATGATGTTTCAATACTTGGAAGATATTATATACCTGAGATCAAGATAACCGCAATGAAAAACCGATTGTTTAAAGTTTAA
- a CDS encoding RluA family pseudouridine synthase, whose protein sequence is MLLQVPAGQSKIRIDKYLANHIENSSRTKIKNAMTDGCVEVNGKKIKANYVVQPNDSIEITLPYLPDKEDVKPENIPLDILYEDNYLMIVNKPAGMVTHPAYKNYSGTLVNALMYYMGDAAAKLPRLNGDEDEGGDERAGIVHRLDKHTSGIMVVAKDEDTQRKLSKLFSRHDIEREYHAIVWGHFKTKKGRIEKPLGRNPKDRKKFAVIESGKHAITDYEVIKEFDFTSLVSLRLHTGRTHQIRVHMSSMGHSVFGDIEYGGTEPHGIQLTSNLKHRINNLLELMPRQALHAKVLGFTHPITGKPLRFESDLPDDMKKLIKKL, encoded by the coding sequence ATGCTTCTGCAGGTCCCGGCGGGCCAATCGAAAATAAGAATTGATAAATACTTAGCCAACCACATTGAAAATTCTTCCCGTACAAAGATAAAAAACGCAATGACCGATGGCTGCGTGGAAGTGAACGGCAAAAAGATAAAAGCCAATTATGTAGTGCAGCCAAATGACTCCATAGAAATTACCCTTCCTTATTTACCCGATAAAGAAGACGTAAAGCCTGAAAATATCCCTTTGGATATTTTGTACGAGGATAATTACCTGATGATAGTAAATAAGCCGGCGGGAATGGTAACACACCCGGCTTATAAAAATTATTCAGGTACGCTTGTAAACGCGCTGATGTATTACATGGGCGATGCCGCAGCGAAGCTGCCGCGCTTGAACGGCGATGAAGATGAAGGCGGCGATGAGCGCGCGGGTATAGTGCACCGGCTTGATAAGCATACTTCAGGCATAATGGTAGTTGCCAAGGATGAAGATACCCAGAGGAAGCTCTCAAAGCTTTTCAGCCGCCACGATATTGAGCGCGAGTACCATGCGATTGTATGGGGTCACTTTAAAACCAAAAAGGGCAGAATTGAAAAGCCGCTCGGGCGGAATCCGAAGGACAGGAAAAAATTCGCAGTGATAGAAAGCGGAAAACATGCTATCACAGATTATGAGGTTATTAAGGAGTTTGATTTTACCTCGCTTGTAAGCTTAAGGCTTCATACCGGGCGCACGCACCAGATAAGGGTGCATATGAGCTCAATGGGACACTCTGTTTTCGGTGATATTGAATACGGCGGCACAGAGCCGCACGGCATTCAGCTCACATCAAACTTAAAGCACCGCATTAACAACCTGCTGGAATTAATGCCCCGCCAGGCGCTACACGCCAAGGTGCTGGGGTTCACTCACCCTATAACAGGTAAACCTCTCAGATTTGAAAGCGACCTGCCCGATGATATGAAAAAGCTGATTAAAAAGCTTTAA
- a CDS encoding signal peptidase II, translating to MKVLFITLIVVIIDQVTKLWVKGIKIESLGIDIKGMPYGSSKPLIGDIVRLTFIENPGMAFGIDVGPKMFLTIFTIIASCFIFFYIYKHRNDGILIRLSLALILAGAIGNLIDRTFYGVIYNYAPLFNGKVVDFMQVEFWDFTIFGKTYTTWPIWNIADAAVSAGFLIILFFHNRIFKVVDPQQPVDTDGNPIESTQVSPPVDGEYPIEPDKIVLEENSIQPGDKIESGDELKNKPINNFDNSLSESIQIEDTTENASAGPGGPIENKN from the coding sequence TTGAAAGTATTATTCATAACGCTGATAGTTGTAATTATTGATCAGGTAACCAAATTATGGGTTAAAGGTATTAAGATAGAATCGCTTGGTATTGATATCAAAGGAATGCCTTATGGTTCATCAAAGCCGCTGATAGGGGATATAGTAAGGCTTACGTTCATAGAAAATCCCGGAATGGCATTCGGAATTGATGTTGGCCCCAAAATGTTCCTTACGATATTTACTATAATAGCATCGTGTTTTATTTTCTTCTATATATATAAGCACAGAAATGACGGGATACTGATAAGGCTCTCGCTGGCTTTGATACTTGCGGGTGCTATCGGTAATTTAATAGACAGAACGTTTTACGGTGTTATCTATAATTATGCTCCGCTTTTTAACGGCAAGGTTGTAGATTTCATGCAGGTTGAGTTCTGGGATTTTACGATCTTCGGCAAAACATATACCACATGGCCTATATGGAATATAGCGGATGCGGCTGTATCAGCGGGATTTTTGATAATACTGTTCTTTCATAACCGTATATTCAAAGTTGTTGATCCCCAACAGCCTGTTGATACTGACGGTAACCCCATTGAAAGCACACAGGTCTCACCGCCGGTTGACGGCGAGTACCCCATTGAGCCTGATAAAATCGTACTTGAGGAAAATTCCATTCAGCCCGGTGATAAAATTGAAAGCGGTGATGAATTAAAGAACAAACCAATAAATAATTTTGACAATTCTTTAAGCGAGAGTATCCAAATTGAAGATACAACGGAAAATGCTTCTGCAGGTCCCGGCGGGCCAATCGAAAATAAGAATTGA
- a CDS encoding TraR/DksA C4-type zinc finger protein, whose translation MAVSKVKTKKKTAVKKSVKAVKKTSAKKTTAAGKTKTVKKGTAKVKKTVNKVSAGKLSAKSPAENNTVKTNSKANGKTYLNEKDLKFFTELIVEQKNEILENARRLRESLIDENTGDYVGDHSTFSMHMAEQGSDEMEREKAYMFIQRDEKHLFYLENALERIAKKTYGLCISCGKPISKARLEAVPITSHCINCKQSLSS comes from the coding sequence ATGGCCGTCAGCAAAGTTAAAACCAAAAAGAAAACTGCGGTAAAAAAATCAGTAAAGGCTGTTAAGAAAACTTCGGCTAAAAAAACTACAGCCGCGGGTAAAACAAAGACTGTAAAAAAAGGAACCGCAAAAGTAAAGAAAACTGTTAATAAGGTATCAGCGGGCAAGCTTTCGGCTAAATCACCTGCGGAAAATAATACTGTGAAAACGAATTCAAAAGCTAACGGCAAAACCTATCTTAACGAAAAAGACCTGAAATTCTTTACAGAGCTTATTGTAGAGCAGAAGAATGAAATTCTTGAGAACGCCAGGAGGCTGAGGGAATCATTGATAGATGAGAACACGGGCGATTACGTTGGCGACCATTCAACTTTCAGCATGCATATGGCAGAGCAGGGCTCTGATGAAATGGAGCGCGAAAAAGCTTATATGTTCATTCAGCGCGATGAAAAGCATCTGTTCTACCTTGAAAACGCGCTTGAAAGAATTGCAAAAAAGACCTACGGTCTATGCATTTCATGCGGCAAGCCGATAAGCAAGGCAAGGCTTGAAGCTGTGCCGATTACATCACATTGCATTAATTGTAAGCAAAGCCTTTCGAGTTAA
- a CDS encoding isoleucine--tRNA ligase has translation MFKELPDKIDQSQLEKEVISYWKSNDIFSKSISTRDGKPSFTFYEGPPTANGKPGIHHVIARAIKDLICRYKTLTGHQVYRKAGWDTQGLPVEIEVEKTLGIKSKDDIEKLGVEKFNKACRDSVFKYLKDWEELTERMGYWVNLKDAYITYKNEYIESVWWSLKKFFDAELIYRGYKIQPYCPRCETPLSTHEVAQGYEDVKDPSVYVTFKIKDGQGYDGFSFLVWTTTPWTLISNVALAVGPKITYAKIQFKETGEKIILAKERLAVIKEDYEVLGEVPGSELERVEYEQLMPYVKPDPEKKAFYVTLGDFVSTEDGSGIVHIAPAFGEDDYQVSRKYGLPIMQPVDKSGKFTSEVTDFAGRFVKEADDDIILKLKEEKKLYKKEKFVHSYPHCWRCHSPLLYYARESWYINTPSYKDKMIKLNNEINWFPPETGTGRFGNWLEENRDWALSRDRYWGTPLPIWGAEVDGKMVYEAIGSIEELKAKAVNYDEVYPAGTELDLHKPFIDRIKIKSEKYGVEMTRVTEVIDAWYDSGSMPFAQHHYPFENKELFERNYPADFIAEGVDQTRGWFYSLHAIGTFIFGDKAYKNLIVNDLILDKDGRKMSKHVGNVVNPFEIMDKYGADILRWYLISSSPVWRPKMFNEEDMVEVRNKFFDTVINTYRFFVLYCNLLGVSRAELEKNSVPVNERPEIDRWIISAFEKAKSIYIDLMDGYQITKAVRVLSDFAIDDLSNWYVRRNRKRFRQPDGDADRQAAYGTLYEVLTGLLQLVSPIAPFITEKLYRNLTEAESVHLSYIAENSENIDAELNYNMDLAKKIVSLARFMRVKNDLKTRQPLRQILIAITNDTEREAIETMKDIILEEINIKELKFIEKDSSLIRRSAKLNFKVAGPKYGKDVKKVAQLAVELPQENINEVIANGKTAYGGYDFTMDDLLIQTENIEGWVIESQDNLTVALDTKLDEELVSEGIAREFVSKVQNIRKERDMDVNDRVKISFLADKELSSIITGQKKYISEQTMAESVNEAAADKMNRSEELNINGRNCRVSVEKVG, from the coding sequence ATGTTTAAAGAATTACCCGATAAAATAGATCAGTCTCAATTAGAAAAAGAAGTTATATCTTACTGGAAAAGTAATGATATCTTTTCCAAAAGTATATCAACCCGCGATGGGAAACCATCATTCACATTCTATGAGGGTCCGCCCACAGCAAACGGCAAACCCGGAATTCACCACGTAATAGCGCGCGCAATAAAAGATCTTATCTGCCGCTACAAAACATTAACGGGTCACCAGGTTTACCGCAAAGCGGGATGGGATACCCAGGGGCTTCCGGTTGAAATTGAAGTTGAAAAAACGCTCGGCATAAAGTCAAAGGATGATATCGAAAAGCTTGGCGTTGAAAAGTTCAACAAGGCATGCCGTGATTCCGTGTTCAAATACCTCAAGGATTGGGAAGAGCTTACCGAGCGCATGGGTTACTGGGTGAACCTGAAAGATGCGTACATCACATATAAGAATGAATATATAGAATCAGTTTGGTGGTCGCTTAAAAAATTCTTCGATGCGGAGCTTATTTACCGCGGTTATAAGATACAGCCTTACTGCCCGAGATGCGAAACGCCTCTTTCTACCCACGAAGTGGCGCAGGGTTATGAAGATGTAAAGGATCCGAGTGTTTACGTTACATTCAAAATAAAAGATGGCCAGGGTTACGATGGTTTCAGCTTCCTTGTGTGGACTACTACACCATGGACACTGATATCCAACGTTGCGCTTGCGGTTGGACCCAAAATTACCTACGCTAAAATTCAGTTTAAAGAAACTGGCGAAAAAATAATTTTAGCCAAAGAGCGCCTTGCCGTAATAAAGGAAGATTACGAAGTGCTGGGTGAAGTGCCGGGCAGTGAGCTTGAGCGCGTGGAGTATGAACAGCTTATGCCGTATGTTAAGCCTGATCCCGAAAAGAAGGCGTTTTATGTAACGCTTGGTGATTTTGTATCTACAGAAGACGGCTCGGGTATTGTACATATTGCTCCCGCATTTGGTGAAGATGATTACCAGGTCTCGCGCAAATACGGCCTGCCGATAATGCAGCCTGTTGATAAAAGCGGTAAGTTCACAAGCGAAGTCACGGATTTTGCGGGCAGGTTTGTAAAAGAAGCCGATGATGATATTATATTAAAGCTTAAGGAAGAAAAAAAGCTTTACAAAAAAGAAAAGTTCGTTCACTCATACCCGCACTGCTGGCGCTGCCACAGTCCATTGCTTTATTATGCCCGTGAAAGCTGGTACATCAACACACCCAGCTACAAGGATAAAATGATAAAGCTTAACAATGAAATTAACTGGTTCCCGCCGGAAACCGGCACGGGGCGTTTTGGCAACTGGCTTGAAGAGAACCGCGACTGGGCGCTCTCACGTGACAGGTACTGGGGAACTCCGCTGCCTATATGGGGCGCAGAAGTTGACGGCAAAATGGTTTATGAAGCGATCGGCTCCATAGAAGAGCTCAAGGCTAAAGCCGTGAACTATGATGAAGTTTATCCCGCAGGCACTGAGCTTGACCTGCATAAACCGTTCATAGACAGGATTAAAATTAAGTCAGAAAAATACGGCGTTGAAATGACGCGCGTTACTGAAGTTATAGATGCATGGTATGATTCAGGCTCCATGCCGTTTGCGCAGCATCATTACCCGTTTGAAAATAAGGAATTGTTCGAGCGCAACTATCCCGCTGATTTTATCGCCGAAGGCGTTGACCAGACAAGGGGATGGTTCTACAGCCTGCACGCTATAGGTACTTTTATTTTCGGTGATAAAGCGTATAAGAATTTGATTGTGAATGACCTTATACTGGATAAAGACGGCAGGAAGATGTCTAAACACGTGGGTAACGTTGTTAACCCGTTTGAAATAATGGATAAGTACGGCGCTGATATACTGCGCTGGTACCTGATAAGCTCCTCACCTGTTTGGCGTCCCAAGATGTTCAACGAAGAAGATATGGTTGAGGTGCGCAATAAGTTCTTTGATACTGTAATTAACACTTACAGGTTCTTTGTTCTTTACTGCAACCTGCTTGGCGTTTCACGCGCTGAGCTTGAAAAGAATTCCGTGCCTGTAAACGAAAGGCCTGAAATTGACCGCTGGATAATTTCAGCATTCGAGAAGGCAAAATCTATTTACATAGACCTGATGGATGGTTACCAGATAACCAAGGCTGTGAGGGTGCTAAGTGATTTCGCAATTGATGACCTTTCAAACTGGTATGTGCGCCGCAACAGGAAACGTTTCCGCCAGCCTGATGGCGATGCTGACAGGCAAGCAGCCTACGGCACATTGTATGAAGTGTTAACCGGTTTGCTGCAGCTTGTATCTCCAATAGCGCCGTTTATAACAGAGAAGCTTTACCGTAATTTGACTGAAGCGGAATCGGTTCATTTAAGTTATATTGCGGAAAACAGTGAAAATATTGACGCAGAGCTGAACTATAATATGGATCTTGCCAAGAAGATAGTATCACTTGCCAGATTCATGCGCGTGAAAAATGACCTGAAAACACGCCAGCCGCTCAGGCAGATACTTATTGCAATAACCAATGATACAGAGCGCGAAGCAATAGAAACGATGAAGGATATTATCCTTGAGGAAATAAATATTAAAGAGCTTAAGTTCATAGAAAAGGATTCAAGCCTTATCAGGCGTTCAGCAAAGCTGAACTTTAAGGTTGCGGGTCCCAAGTACGGCAAGGATGTGAAGAAGGTGGCGCAGCTTGCAGTAGAGCTTCCGCAGGAAAATATAAATGAAGTCATTGCCAATGGCAAAACAGCCTACGGCGGGTATGATTTCACCATGGATGACCTGCTTATTCAGACAGAAAACATCGAAGGCTGGGTGATAGAATCACAGGATAACCTGACGGTTGCGCTGGATACCAAGCTTGATGAAGAGCTTGTGAGCGAGGGCATTGCGCGTGAGTTTGTTAGCAAGGTGCAGAATATCCGCAAGGAAAGGGATATGGATGTAAATGACCGCGTAAAGATAAGCTTCCTTGCTGATAAGGAGCTTAGCAGCATAATTACCGGGCAGAAAAAGTATATATCAGAGCAGACAATGGCTGAATCAGTAAATGAAGCCGCTGCGGATAAGATGAACCGCTCTGAAGAGCTGAATATCAACGGCAGGAACTGCCGGGTCTCGGTTGAGAAGGTGGGGTAG
- a CDS encoding HNH endonuclease — protein MANCYICETELNKDNSSNEHIILNACGGRLTSNDLLCVKCNSEIGEKIDAILAKQTNDLANLLLIKRHRGEAQSIRAEHVSTGREFYLEYGGKPIAVKPHIEIEDIEKGKKISIKARSRSELKKILTGLKRNYPQLNVEDALGKAKHFREYLDEPLNFDTMIGGSDVLPSIVKIAINFYLLKGGDRKYIKDLIPYLKGESEMKVAISHHPQDAIYIPGDEVSHVLYIEGNPDEGILYAYVELYNVHNFLVLLNQNYDGPKIKTNYIFDVLQSVELNRNVYLEYGKEYILETLKKGDLGSVKSVQKAFQRVLNIAKERQWNKSKDDSIKNAMKNSFEKYPEGTPITEKMLNEFIDELMNDIGPLLR, from the coding sequence ATGGCAAATTGTTATATATGTGAAACAGAGTTAAATAAAGATAATTCAAGCAATGAACATATTATTCTAAATGCTTGTGGTGGACGATTAACTTCAAATGATCTGTTATGTGTTAAATGTAATAGTGAGATTGGAGAAAAGATAGATGCAATTCTAGCAAAACAAACAAATGATTTAGCAAATTTACTCTTAATAAAAAGACATCGAGGTGAAGCTCAATCTATAAGGGCAGAACATGTAAGTACTGGAAGGGAATTCTATTTAGAATATGGAGGAAAACCCATTGCAGTAAAACCACATATTGAAATTGAAGATATCGAAAAAGGGAAGAAAATTTCAATTAAGGCAAGAAGCAGAAGTGAATTAAAAAAAATACTGACAGGATTGAAAAGAAACTACCCACAATTAAATGTTGAAGATGCACTGGGAAAAGCTAAACATTTCAGAGAATATTTAGATGAACCGTTAAATTTTGATACAATGATTGGTGGCTCTGATGTTTTACCATCAATTGTGAAAATTGCAATTAATTTTTATCTATTAAAAGGTGGAGACAGAAAATACATTAAAGATCTAATCCCGTATTTAAAAGGAGAATCTGAAATGAAAGTAGCTATATCTCATCATCCACAAGATGCAATTTATATACCAGGTGATGAAGTAAGTCATGTGTTATATATTGAAGGTAATCCAGATGAAGGCATTCTATATGCTTACGTAGAATTATACAATGTTCATAATTTTCTAGTTTTATTAAATCAAAATTACGATGGACCAAAGATAAAGACTAACTATATATTTGATGTATTGCAAAGTGTTGAGCTTAATAGAAATGTTTATTTGGAATATGGGAAAGAATATATTCTAGAGACTTTAAAAAAAGGAGACTTAGGTAGTGTAAAATCAGTACAAAAAGCATTTCAAAGAGTATTGAATATTGCAAAAGAACGACAATGGAATAAAAGTAAAGATGATTCAATAAAAAATGCTATGAAGAATTCATTTGAAAAATATCCCGAAGGTACACCAATCACCGAGAAAATGCTCAATGAATTCATTGATGAATTGATGAATGACATTGGACCATTGCTCCGATAA
- a CDS encoding AAA family ATPase produces the protein MPENTSVITKRIVLYNHKGGVGKTIITANLAYMLAQKGKKVLIVDSDPQTNISAYFLEENVLDNYLDNSDNDSGRTIWSAVRPIVQAEGDINIIEPLETNQENLFIIPGDIRLSEFEIKLTDYWRECFERKITGYRGTNALSNLITNISSSGNFHYVLYDVGPNIGPLNRSVLLDCDYFIIPAASDLFSKRALKTLGVTLSRWISDWQVILSLAPQNIDMMLGFPRYLGYLPQGYKIYRGVISSPASSYVSQIERDISEHVLTLLREINENLAPSTSTGSRIGEIKDFTQIVALGQQEGVPIWEVTKGTPSQKTMAKEAFGILANNIIEKTSQA, from the coding sequence ATGCCTGAGAATACTTCTGTAATTACAAAAAGAATAGTTTTATATAATCATAAGGGCGGTGTTGGCAAAACAATCATTACTGCCAATTTGGCTTATATGTTAGCTCAAAAAGGTAAAAAGGTTTTAATTGTAGATTCTGATCCCCAAACGAATATATCTGCATATTTTCTAGAGGAAAATGTACTTGACAATTATTTAGATAACTCTGATAACGATAGTGGAAGAACAATTTGGTCTGCAGTAAGACCTATTGTACAAGCAGAAGGTGATATTAATATAATTGAACCTTTAGAAACCAATCAAGAAAATTTATTTATTATACCAGGAGATATTAGGCTATCAGAATTTGAAATTAAATTAACAGATTACTGGCGTGAATGTTTTGAAAGAAAAATAACTGGTTATAGAGGTACAAATGCATTAAGTAATTTAATAACTAATATTTCAAGCTCGGGAAATTTTCATTATGTATTATATGATGTAGGCCCTAATATAGGCCCATTAAATCGTTCTGTTTTATTAGACTGTGACTATTTTATAATACCAGCAGCTAGTGATTTGTTTTCGAAACGTGCCTTGAAAACTTTAGGTGTAACTTTAAGTAGATGGATAAGTGATTGGCAAGTTATATTATCTCTTGCGCCTCAAAATATTGATATGATGTTAGGATTCCCCCGCTATTTGGGATACTTACCCCAAGGTTACAAAATCTACCGTGGTGTAATATCGTCTCCAGCGAGTAGTTATGTTTCTCAAATAGAGAGAGATATTAGCGAGCATGTTTTAACCTTATTGAGAGAAATTAATGAAAATCTCGCTCCATCAACATCGACTGGTTCAAGAATAGGTGAAATCAAGGATTTCACTCAAATTGTTGCTCTTGGTCAACAGGAAGGTGTGCCCATATGGGAGGTAACAAAAGGAACCCCCTCACAAAAAACTATGGCTAAAGAAGCATTTGGAATTTTAGCCAATAATATTATTGAGAAAACTTCACAGGCATGA
- a CDS encoding RelA/SpoT domain-containing protein, protein MKLEDKIKLMEATYVENKTAIDKLLAVYDDKKSMLKRHGENIFGLLSKSDELKPLIHSVRYRLKDKDHFKDKLIRKAIENNDAGAKFDITPENLFQRIQDLVGVRILHIHSDQITDILNVVKYLLGEDSYKIIEEPIASIWDLEYKDYYEERNIKVIERKKMYTSIHLIISSYNRDNTPIELQIRTLAEELWGEVSHTVNYPHETSRKILQDQLAILARITSASTRLVDTIFKINKEHTPPPTEKDN, encoded by the coding sequence ATGAAATTAGAAGATAAAATTAAACTGATGGAGGCTACCTATGTCGAAAATAAGACAGCTATCGATAAGTTATTAGCAGTATACGATGATAAAAAGTCCATGCTCAAAAGGCATGGAGAAAACATCTTTGGACTTTTGAGCAAGAGTGATGAATTAAAACCATTAATACATTCGGTTAGATACAGACTAAAAGATAAGGATCATTTTAAAGATAAGTTAATAAGAAAAGCTATAGAAAATAATGATGCTGGTGCAAAATTTGATATTACACCTGAAAATCTTTTCCAAAGAATTCAAGATCTAGTTGGAGTAAGGATATTGCACATACATTCTGATCAAATAACAGATATTTTAAATGTAGTGAAATATCTTTTAGGAGAAGACAGTTATAAAATTATTGAAGAACCAATTGCAAGCATATGGGATTTAGAGTATAAAGATTATTATGAGGAACGAAACATAAAAGTCATAGAACGAAAAAAGATGTATACTAGTATACATCTGATAATTTCTTCTTATAACAGAGATAATACACCAATAGAGCTACAAATTAGGACGTTAGCGGAGGAATTATGGGGTGAAGTTTCACATACAGTAAATTATCCTCATGAAACTTCAAGAAAAATTCTTCAAGATCAATTGGCAATTCTTGCAAGAATTACGTCTGCAAGTACAAGGCTTGTTGATACTATTTTTAAGATAAATAAAGAACACACCCCTCCTCCAACTGAGAAGGATAATTAA